The genomic window GGGACACCAGCAGGTCCGCCAGGCGGGCCATCTGCGGTCCGCGGACCGACACCTCGGGCTGCAGCCTGGTGCGACGGAATTCCGCGACCGGCTGGTCCGCGACCATCCGACCGGCGTCCAGTGTCACCACCCGGTCGGCCAGCAGCGCCGCCTCCCGGGGTTCGCGGGTCGTGATCACCACCGATCCGCCGCCGGCCGGGAAGGCCCGGATGAAGGCGTGCAGCCACTCGGCGTTGCGCGGGGACAGCCCCTCGGACGGCGCGTCCAGCAGCAACGCCTCGGGGGCGCCGAGCAGGGCGACGGCCAGGGCGAGTCGGCGGTTCATGCCCGGGGAGAAGGAGCGCAGGCGGTGTTCGGCGACGCCGGCCAGCCTGGTCTGCTCCAGCAGTTCGTCGGCCCGCCGCGCCGGGACACCGACCGCGGCGGCCAGCATCCGCAGATGACCGCGGGCCGTTCGACCTGGGCTGCCGGGCAACTGGTGCACCGTCTGCAGGAGCACCCCGACCTCGCGTTCGGGGCGGCGCAGTCGACGGTAGGTGCGCCCGTTGAAGAGCGTCACGCCCTTGCCTCGCTCCAGCTCCAGCATGAGCCGCAGCGTCGTGGTCTTGCCCGCCCCCTCGGGGCCGAGCAGCGCCACCACCGAGCCGGGGCCCACGTCGAAGCCGAGGTCGGCCACCGCGGGGTCCTGACCGCGGCGGTAGACCTTGGTGAGTCCATGGACCTGGATCGTCACTGGCTGCTCCCACGTGCTCCGGCTGCCCCGGCGGCGCGGGCCGCTCCGGTTTCAGCACCTGCTCCGGATTCAGCACCCTAGGGCGAACATCGGGAGATTTCGGGCATTGCGGAGACGGCGCGGGCCACCCGGCTGCCCAGCTCACTCGATCAGGGGACAGTGGCCGCACCGTTGTTCACCCCATGGCACGGGCAGCACCGGCGGGTCGCCCAGGTCCTGGTCGGGCTCAGGACTCCGGGCGCAGCATCGGCGGGTTGAGCACGGTCGCTCCGCCTGCCCTGAACAGCTGCGCGGGACGCCCGCCCTGACGGGTCGTCGTGCCGCCGGACGGCACCAGGAAGCCGGGAGTCCCGGTCACCTTGCGGTGGAAGTTGCGCGGGTCCAGCACCACGCCCCAGACCGCTTCGTAGACCCGGCGCAGCTCGCCGACGGTGAACTCCTCGGCGCAGAAGGCGGTGGCCAGTGCGGAGTACTCGATCTTCGACCGGGCGCGCTCGACGCCGTCGGCGAGGATCAGGGCATGGTCGAAGGCGAGCGGCTCGCGATCGGCCGGGCCGGGGCCGAGCAGCTCGCTGACCGGCGCCCAGCGGGCTCCGCGCGCGTCGCCGCCCGGCTTGGGGGTCGGCAGGTCCGGGGCCAGCGCCAGGTGCGCCACGCTCACCACGCGCATCCGCGGGTCACGCTGCGGGTGCCCATAGGTGGCCAGCTGCTCCAGGTGTGCCCCGGCCGCCGCCTGACCGGCCGACGAGTGGGCACGCAGTCCGGTCTCCTCGGCCAGCTCCCGCGAGGCCGCCTCGCCGAGCCCCTCGCCCGGCCGCACGAAGCCGCCGGGCAGCGCCCAGTAGCCCTGGAAGGGAGGCTCGCCCCGGCGCACCAGCAGCGCGCAGAGTTCGTGCTCCCGGACCGTCAGCACCACCAGGTCGACCGTGACAGCGAACGGGGGAAAGGCCGACGGGTCATAGCGCGACATGGCGTCGATCATAGTCGTCTTTCTGACGATAAACACGGGGCGGCAGTAATCCCGAACCGAGCGTGAGGCTCCGGGGCAGCGCAGCCGCGCGGAACGGCGGAGCAGCACACATATCGGACCCGCCGACCCGAGTGGCTGACCTGCCGTCAGCTCGCGCCGAGTTGGAGCTCCGCGGAGGCCTCCTCGACGACGGCCACGCCGATTCGGCTCACCCGGACCGAGAACGGCTCCCCCGCGACCCGCAGGCCGCCAAGTTCGAGTTCGCCGAGGGGCGCGGTACTGGCCGGACGGACCACGACCCGCCCGGCGGGAACGTCGGGCCGCACTCCGGCCAGCGCGAAGACCGCGTGCGCGGCGCCTGCCGCGGACCCCGCAGCGGGGCGGCAGGCAGCCGGATGCGGTACCGGTGGGCAGTCCGGTAGTCGCTGCTCCCCGGCGTACATCTCCGGCAGTCGCCCGGCGAAGTGTGCGGAGGCGGCCAGCAGCCCCTCCAGCAGGGCTCCGGCCTCGCGCTCGAACCCGGCTTCGGCCAGCCCGGCAACCGCGAGGGCCGTCTCCTGGACCCGGACCGCCCCGCTGCGGTGCCCCAGCGGATTGAAGCGCGGGGACTTGGCGCTCAGGGTTCGAAGCCCCCAGCCGCAGTCCAGCTCGGGCGCGGCCAACCGCTGGGCCAGCAGCCGGGTCTGCTCACGGTCGAGCAGGCCCGGCAGCGCGGCGCCCTCCGCCGCGAGCCCCAGGTCAAGGAGGTGGCCGAAGGAGGCGGTCACCGCGGAGAGCGGACGACCATCGACGGTCAGCGCAGCGGCCGGGCGTCCGCCGGACAGGTCGTCCACCCAGAACCGCTCACGGAACCGGCCGCGCAGCCCCTGCGCCCACTCCCGCCAGTCCGCGGCTCCCGGTCGCCCGAACGCCTCCAGCAGCTCCGCACCGTGCAGGGCGGCCCGGTGCGCCTGGGCCTGGACCTCGCAGCGTGCGGTGGGTGGTTTCCCCGTGCGGTCGTCCTGGTAACGGCCGAGATCGGTGACGAAGCCGTCGATCGGACTGTTCGCCATCGTCGACCGCAGCGCGCCCAGGGCGCGCTCGGCAGCCGGCAGCAACTCGGTGACCTCCTGCCGGGGCAGGCCCCAGCGCCAGGCCTCGGCCAGCACCGTGACGAAGAGCAGGGTCGCCTCGGTGGCCGTGCAGGACGGGGGCAACTCGGGGCCGGCATGGCGCAGTGGGCCGGGGATGATCCCCTCCTCCCTGCCCCCGGCCGCGTTCGCCGTCTGCTGGCGGCGGGCCAGCGCCCGCAGTGTGCCGCCCGCCAGCCGGACGCCGAGCGGGAGCGTGAGGCGGGCCGCCCAGAGCGCGTCGGCGGGCGCCAGTCCGAACCGCCAGGGCGCGCCCGACGCCGTGTAGAGGTCGGTCGGCCGATCGGGGTCGGCGAGCAGCAGACCGCCGAGCGCGTCCAGCGAGCGCCTGACGAGGAGCTCGGCGCGGGGATCGTCGCAGCGGATCGCGGGCTCGGTCCACGGCGCGGGCACCCCGGCGCCACGGCCGACCGGCGGACGGAGGGCGGTCGCGGCGGCCTCGACCTCCACCCGCAGCTCCACCGACCAGCGGGCACCGGGCTGGACCTCCAAGTCCCAGCGGAGCACCCCCGCCCCGGCCAGGACCGCGTGCGGCGAGGGCTTGGCGCTCACGGTCGCGCTGTGCCCGCGGCCGATCCAGCGCAGCCCCGAGGACTGGACCTGGCCCGCCACGTCCGGCGGCCTGGCTCCGGCGGCGATGTCCGCAAGACTGCCGAGATCCGTCCCGAGCGCGATCTCCAGCGGCAGCCTGGCAGCTCGGCTGCCGGCGTTGCGCACCGTGAGGGTCTCCACCCCGTCGGCGTGGCGCAACCGCTCCACGGTGAGGGCCGGATCGGGGTCGAGTTCACCGGGCACCCGCACCGCACCGAGGAACCTGGCCTGCGCCGCCGAGGTGAGGGCGCCTTGCAGGGCGAGCGGTTCAACGCCGCCGACCCGCACCTCCATCCGGCTCAGCGTACGGATGCCGGACCGGAAGAAGCCGTGCAGTCCGTGGCCGCGCAGCTGACCGTCGGAACCGGAAGCGGCCATCGCCGGGGCGCTGACGCAGAGGACATCGGCGTGCGCCGATGCG from Kitasatospora sp. NBC_01250 includes these protein-coding regions:
- a CDS encoding ATP-binding cassette domain-containing protein translates to MTIQVHGLTKVYRRGQDPAVADLGFDVGPGSVVALLGPEGAGKTTTLRLMLELERGKGVTLFNGRTYRRLRRPEREVGVLLQTVHQLPGSPGRTARGHLRMLAAAVGVPARRADELLEQTRLAGVAEHRLRSFSPGMNRRLALAVALLGAPEALLLDAPSEGLSPRNAEWLHAFIRAFPAGGGSVVITTREPREAALLADRVVTLDAGRMVADQPVAEFRRTRLQPEVSVRGPQMARLADLLVSQGAEVRRDGGAGLAVSGLGRTEIGELAYRSGILLHELADRVVEQPAPRTVLPPAAQPGVVSTVKLRRVTSLTARERTMALAAVSPGRVAAAEPQAVLPASSPADRAPSQPLPAPPTSGLALDAAPSTPAPSTPAPSGSPLSTAASTGPVPSAPTGPAALLPAPVAAADPVTEPIPQPLTGPDHWNG
- a CDS encoding NUDIX hydrolase; protein product: MSRYDPSAFPPFAVTVDLVVLTVREHELCALLVRRGEPPFQGYWALPGGFVRPGEGLGEAASRELAEETGLRAHSSAGQAAAGAHLEQLATYGHPQRDPRMRVVSVAHLALAPDLPTPKPGGDARGARWAPVSELLGPGPADREPLAFDHALILADGVERARSKIEYSALATAFCAEEFTVGELRRVYEAVWGVVLDPRNFHRKVTGTPGFLVPSGGTTTRQGGRPAQLFRAGGATVLNPPMLRPES
- a CDS encoding glycogen debranching N-terminal domain-containing protein, with product MAASGSDGQLRGHGLHGFFRSGIRTLSRMEVRVGGVEPLALQGALTSAAQARFLGAVRVPGELDPDPALTVERLRHADGVETLTVRNAGSRAARLPLEIALGTDLGSLADIAAGARPPDVAGQVQSSGLRWIGRGHSATVSAKPSPHAVLAGAGVLRWDLEVQPGARWSVELRVEVEAAATALRPPVGRGAGVPAPWTEPAIRCDDPRAELLVRRSLDALGGLLLADPDRPTDLYTASGAPWRFGLAPADALWAARLTLPLGVRLAGGTLRALARRQQTANAAGGREEGIIPGPLRHAGPELPPSCTATEATLLFVTVLAEAWRWGLPRQEVTELLPAAERALGALRSTMANSPIDGFVTDLGRYQDDRTGKPPTARCEVQAQAHRAALHGAELLEAFGRPGAADWREWAQGLRGRFRERFWVDDLSGGRPAAALTVDGRPLSAVTASFGHLLDLGLAAEGAALPGLLDREQTRLLAQRLAAPELDCGWGLRTLSAKSPRFNPLGHRSGAVRVQETALAVAGLAEAGFEREAGALLEGLLAASAHFAGRLPEMYAGEQRLPDCPPVPHPAACRPAAGSAAGAAHAVFALAGVRPDVPAGRVVVRPASTAPLGELELGGLRVAGEPFSVRVSRIGVAVVEEASAELQLGAS